The following coding sequences lie in one Prionailurus viverrinus isolate Anna chromosome X, UM_Priviv_1.0, whole genome shotgun sequence genomic window:
- the SYTL4 gene encoding synaptotagmin-like protein 4, translating into MSEILDLSFLSEVERDLILSVLQRDEELRKADEKRIRRLKNELLEIKRKGAKRGSQHYSDRTCARCQESLGRLTPKTNTCRGCNHLVCRDCRIQESNGTWRCKVCAKEIELKKATGDWFYDQKLNRFAYHTGSEIIRMSLHRKPSVNKRETVGQSLLHQSQMDDIWPGRKIIQEQQKEPSVPFEVPKLKSGKSALETENESLDSYTADSDSMSRRDSLDKSGLFPEWKKMSAPTSQVEKETQPGGQNAVSIDEGEMIFKKNTRKIFRPSEYTKSVIDLHPEDVGHESGSLGDRSKSVPGLSVDMEEEEEEEDIDHLVKLHRQKLARSSMRSGSSMSTIGSMMSIYSEAGDFGNILVTGKIAFSLKYEQQTQTLVIHVKECHQLACADEAKKRSNPYVKTYLLPDKSRQGKRKTSIKRDTINPLYDETLRYEIPESLLAQRTLQFSVWHHGRFGRNTFLGEAEVQMDSWKLDKKLDHCLPLHGKISAESPTGLPSHKGELVVSLKYIPASKLPVGGDRKKSKGGEGGELQVWIKEAKNLTAAKSGGTSDSFVKGYLLPMRNKASKRKTPVMKKTLNPHYNHTFVYNGVRLEDLQHMCLELTVWDREPMASNDFLGGVRLGVGTGISNGEVVDWMDSTGEEVSLWQKMRQYPGSWAEGTLHLRSSMAKQKLGL; encoded by the exons atGTCAGAGATACTTGACCTCTCTTTTTTGTCTGAGGTGGAGAGGGATTTGATCCTCAGTGTTCTACAACGAGATGAGGAGCTCCGGAAAGCAGATGAGAAAAGGATTAG GCGACTGAAGAATGAGTTACTGGAGATAAAAAGGAAAGGGGCCAAGAGGGGAAGCCAGCACTATAGTGATCGGACCTGTGCTCGGTGCCAGGAAAGCCTTGGCCGTTTGACTCCCAAGACCAACACTTGTCGGGGCTGTAATCATCTGGTATGTCGGGACTGCAGAATCCAGGAAAGCAATGGTACCTGGAGGTGCAAGGTGTGCGCCAAGGAAAT AGAGCTGAAGAAGGCAACTGGTGACTGGTTTTATGACCAGAAACTGAATCGCTTTGCTTACCACACAGGCAGTGAGATAATTAGGATGTCCCTGCACCGTAAACCCTCAG TGAATAAAAGAGAGACAGTGGGACAGTCCCTTCTTCATCAGTCACAGATGGATGATATCTGGCCAGGAAGAAAGATCATTCAGGAGCAACAGAAGGAGCCCAG CGTGCCATTTGAAGTGCCCAAGCTGAAAAGTGGAAAGAGTGCACTGGAGACTGAGAATGAGAGTCTGGATAGCTACACTGCTGACTCGGATAGCATGTCAAG GAGAGACTCTCTGGATAAATCTGGACTCTTTCCAGAATGGAAGAAGATGTCTGCACCCACATCTCAAGTAGAAAAG GAAACTCAGCCTGGGGGTCAAAATGCAGTATCAATTGATGAGGGTGAAATGATATTTAAGAAGAACACCAGAAAAATCTTCAGGCCTTCAG AATACACTAAATCTGTTATTGATCTTCACCCGGAAGATGTGGGACATGAAAGTGGTTCCTTGGGAGACAGAAGCAAATCTGTCCCAGGCCTCAGTGTAGATATG gaagaggaagaggaagaagaagacatTGACCATCTGGTGAAGCTGCATCGCCAGAAGCTAGCCAGAAGCAGCATGCGAAGTGGTTCGTCCATG AGTACAATTGGCAGCATGATGAGTATCTATAGTGAAGCTGGCGATTTTGGAAACATCCTTGTGACCGGCAAGATCGCCTTTTCTCTCAAGTATGAGCAGCAAACACAGACTCTGGTCATCCATGTGAAGGAGTGCCACCAGCTGGCCTGTGCTGATGAAGCCAAGAAGCGCTCTAACCC ATATGTAAAGACTTATCTTCTGCCTGACAAGTCCcgccaaggaaaaagaaaaaccagcatCAAGCGGGACACTATCAATCCGCTATATGATGAGACCCTCAGA tatGAGATCCCAGAATCTCTCCTGGCTCAGAGGACTTTGCAATTCTCAGTTTGGCATCATGGTCGTTTTGGCAGAAACACTTTCCTTGGAGAGGCAGAGGTCCAGATGGATTCCTGGAAACTTGATAAGAAACTGGATCATTGCTTGCCTTTACATGGGAAG ATCAGTGCTGAGTCCCCGACTGGCTTGCCATCACACAAAGGCGAGTTGGTGGTTTCACTGAAATACATCCCCGCCTCCAAACTCCCTGTTGGAGGTGACCGGAAAAAGA GtaaaggtggggaagggggagagctCCAGGTGTGGATCAAAGAAGCCAAGAACCTGACGGCTGCCAAATCAGGAGGGACTTCAGACAGCTTTGTCAAGGG ATACCTCCTTCCCATGAGGAACAAGGCCAGTAAGCGTAAAACTCCTGTGATGAAGAAGACTCTGAATCCCCACTACAACCATACATTTGTCTACAATGGCGTGAGGCTGGAAGATCTACAACACATGTGCCTGGAACTGACTGTGTGGGACCGCGAGCCCATGGCCAGCAATGACTTCCTGGGAGGGGTCAGGCTGGGTGTTGGCACTG GGATCAGTAATGGGGAAGTGGTAGACTGGATGGACTCGACTGGGGAAGAAGTGAGCCTGTGGCAGAAGATGCGACAGTACCCAGGGTCTTGGGCGGAAGGGACTTTGCACCTCCGTTCCTCGATGGCCAAGCAGAAGCTGGGCTTATGA